A single window of Crassostrea angulata isolate pt1a10 chromosome 8, ASM2561291v2, whole genome shotgun sequence DNA harbors:
- the LOC128160613 gene encoding uncharacterized protein LOC128160613 isoform X1 has protein sequence MNWMGGARSRLKHHGDEKIQKQFFERKRLLKRNEQYNNGLQTPLDRKSIVSQDIKGFCLLEQMHSTEMLSPKENVRPVRKVQLDKPRGSRPLHHSKLGSSPPLTTPSKLLFMEPRYQRDTSAKMALSERKHLNLEQILNSSKVEETERKINVAKDSSINSDIHKRFTNYQENPFISEDFQPTPVVKYLKSEFPDTGEEYRKRNDPSVLSPLTHSRTHEPARVDEYTHQENTTGRNRDFYRQNFCGNPFFETPVEHNRSSKRKLVENGLEGSFFHSKRSLFDDSQLLGKNEERLCGRDFSSNIAINKFSNSNFWINEPQFRSRENDSFIMSSKARPQKKKKSETSDRPCYRENDKIPLDNREDKGKQTFSSSSNDFHPKIPEMSKKDRYIFCTPKNQGTLKARNKYMRSIPLVKIPDPAESNRDGEQSPDNSFEVNKHDILDRDEMSLLITSTPLNIARKPTKLVTEGGKPMEVEISPIGNPMELTPTGKPVGKEIHAFPCQMDVRDYPVCKTAELVISPIGKPAEEMKQLNRAMPLSPRKLNISQDVYGTNLSVTDGLSPTCDSQVPDNTMVLDKTAEEDHCQADQSISERKTHPSETEIVEILAEMNQLEDDQVKEWELSVYYSQTRNEKEDEEQYIQLKKLNDISDSFESVLKENDKAIKLENFIENEYDALSVLKAVAAKLEIYVKGCQDSDQVSDSRANPCENAESFVNPCDERTETKVQTVFKSSLEKTPVRPRSLSSMSFEEKTDAADDRTRNADICSTTIANYESPRNSDLLEERQTDVTLTAPQITVDMESSHQMSSSCTNDMKCKCRDSFVLRSSRETQTETAVRSTGVETERISAVSVGIQCDLFLDGCDCKLEAPGSQDSFHSVTSNFNPEIPAPNGEKEENEGYQLRSRKKI, from the exons ATGAACTGGATGGGAGGAGCTCGAAGTCGTTTAAAGCACCACGGTGATGAAAAGATTCAAAAG caattttttgaaagaaaaagacTTCTGAAAAGAAATGAACAGTATAATAATGGCTTACAGACTCCTTTGGATAGAAAAAGTATTGTGAGTCAAGATATAAAAGGATTTTGTCTTCTTGAACAAATGCACTCAACAGAAATGTTGT CACCAAAAGAAAATGTGCGCCCTGTCAGAAAAGTACAGTTAGACAAGCCGAGAGGTTCCCGTCCTCTTCACCACTCAAAACTAGGATCCTCTCCCCCCTTAACTACACCATCAAAACTTCTTTTTATGGAACCCAGATATCAAAG AGACACCAGTGCTAAGATGGCGTTATCTGAAAGGAAACACTTGAATCTGGAACAGATTTTAAACAGCTCAAAA GTTGAAGAGACGGAAAGGAAAATCAATGTCGCTAAAGATTCCTCAATAAACTCCGACATACACAAACGTTTCACGAACTATCAAGAAAACCCATTTATATCCGAAGATTTTCAACCGACGCCAGTTGTTAAGTACCTAAAAAGCGAATTTCCGGACACCGGGGAGGAATATCGAAAACGGAATGATCCATCGGTCTTATCTCCCTTGACGCATAGTCGAACACACGAACCAGCGAGAGTCGATGAATACACGCATCAAGAAAATACAACTGGCAGGAATAGAGACTTTTATCGTCAGAATTTTTGCGGGAATCCTTTCTTTGAAACCCCTGTTGAACATAATAGATCAAGTAAAAGAAAGTTGGTGGAAAACGGTCTTGAAGGAAGCTTTTTTCATTCAAAGCGCTCGCTATTTGATGATTCGCAGCTCTTGGGAAAGAATGAGGAACGACTTTGTGGCAGAGATTTTTCGTCAAATATTGCgataaataaattttctaattccaatttttggataaaCGAACCCCAATTCAGATCTAGAGAAAACGATTCCTTTATAATGAGTTCAAAAGCACGACcccaaaagaagaaaaaatcggAAACTTCTGACCGTCCGTGTTACCGCGAAAATGATAAGATTCCATTGGACAATCGGGAAGATAAAGGAAAGCAAACTTTTTCATCGTCTTCCAACGATTTCCACCCAAAAATCCCAGAAATGTCAAAGAAAGATAGATACATTTTCTGTACACCGAAAAATCAAGGAACACTGAAAGCGAGAAacaagtacatgagaagcataCCCTTAGTAAAGATTCCCGACCCTGCTGAAAGTAATAGAGATGGGGAGCAGTCTCCAGACAACAGTTTTGAAGTGAACAAACATGACATACTCGACAGAGACGAGATGAGTTTATTAATCACAAGCACGCCATTGAATATCGCTAGGAAACCTACAAAACTAGTCACAGAGGGAGGCAAACCAATGGAGGTAGAGATCTCTCCCATAGGGAATCCTATGGAATTGACTCCCACAGGAAAACCCGTGGGAAAAGAAATACATGCATTTCCATGTCAGATGGATGTCAGGGATTATCCGGTTTGTAAAACAGCTGAGCTGGTGATTTCACCAATTGGAAAACCAGCCGAAGAAATGAAGCAATTAAATCGAGCAATGCCCCTGTCTCCGAGAAAACTAAATATAAGTCAGGATGTATATGGAACGAATTTGTCAGTAACAGATGGACTGTCTCCGACATGTGACAGCCAAGTCCCCGACAACACAATGGTGCTTGACAAAACCGCGGAGGAGGACCACTGTCAAGCCGACCAGAG catttcAGAAAGAAAAACTCATCCATCGGAAACAGAAATTGTGGAAATTCTGGCAGAA ATGAATCAGTTGGAAGACGACCAGGTGAAGGAATGGGAGCTTAGTGTGTATTACAGCCAGACACGAAACGAAAAGGAGGACGAG GAACAGTACATCCAGTTGAAGAAATTGAACGACATCAGCGACAGTTTTGAATCCGTTTTAAAGGAAAACGACAAG gccATTAAATTGGAGAACTTCATCGAAAATGAATACGATGCCCTGTCAGTTCTAAAAGCAGTCGCAGCCAAGCTAGAAATATACGTCAAAGGCTGCCAAGATTCGGATCAAGTGTCGGACTCACGTGCTAATCCATGCGAGAACGCAGAATCATTTGTGAATCCATGTGATGAAAGAACAGAGACCAAAGTGCAGACTGTTTTCAAAAGCAGCCTTGAAAAAACACCAGTGCGACCAAGATCTCTTAGTTCAATGTCTTTCGAGGAAAAAACAGATGCTGCTGATGATAGAACACGGAATGCTGATATTTGTAGTACTACTATTGCTAACTACGAGTCGCCAAGGAATAGTGATCTATTAGAAGAACGACAGACGGATGTAACCCTAACAGCCCCACAAATCACGGTGGACATGGAATCGTCCCATCAAATGTCATCCTCTTGTACAAATGACATGAAATGCAAATGTAGAGATTCATTTGTTTTGCGATCTTCTCGTGAGACTCAGACGGAAACTGCCGTCAGAAGCACTGGAGTCGAGACTGAGCGGATTAGTGCAGTGTCTGTAGGGATCCAATGCGATCTTTTCCTCGACGGCTGTGATTGTAAATTAGAGGCCCCCGGGAGTCAAGACAGTTTTCATAGCGTCACATCTAATTTTAATCCGGAAATTCCCGCTCCAAATGGGGAGAAGGAAGAAAATGAAGGCTATCAGCTTCGATCCAGGAAAAAAATTTAG
- the LOC128160613 gene encoding uncharacterized protein LOC128160613 isoform X3 gives MEPRYQRDTSAKMALSERKHLNLEQILNSSKVEETERKINVAKDSSINSDIHKRFTNYQENPFISEDFQPTPVVKYLKSEFPDTGEEYRKRNDPSVLSPLTHSRTHEPARVDEYTHQENTTGRNRDFYRQNFCGNPFFETPVEHNRSSKRKLVENGLEGSFFHSKRSLFDDSQLLGKNEERLCGRDFSSNIAINKFSNSNFWINEPQFRSRENDSFIMSSKARPQKKKKSETSDRPCYRENDKIPLDNREDKGKQTFSSSSNDFHPKIPEMSKKDRYIFCTPKNQGTLKARNKYMRSIPLVKIPDPAESNRDGEQSPDNSFEVNKHDILDRDEMSLLITSTPLNIARKPTKLVTEGGKPMEVEISPIGNPMELTPTGKPVGKEIHAFPCQMDVRDYPVCKTAELVISPIGKPAEEMKQLNRAMPLSPRKLNISQDVYGTNLSVTDGLSPTCDSQVPDNTMVLDKTAEEDHCQADQSISERKTHPSETEIVEILAEMNQLEDDQVKEWELSVYYSQTRNEKEDEEQYIQLKKLNDISDSFESVLKENDKAIKLENFIENEYDALSVLKAVAAKLEIYVKGCQDSDQVSDSRANPCENAESFVNPCDERTETKVQTVFKSSLEKTPVRPRSLSSMSFEEKTDAADDRTRNADICSTTIANYESPRNSDLLEERQTDVTLTAPQITVDMESSHQMSSSCTNDMKCKCRDSFVLRSSRETQTETAVRSTGVETERISAVSVGIQCDLFLDGCDCKLEAPGSQDSFHSVTSNFNPEIPAPNGEKEENEGYQLRSRKKI, from the exons ATGGAACCCAGATATCAAAG AGACACCAGTGCTAAGATGGCGTTATCTGAAAGGAAACACTTGAATCTGGAACAGATTTTAAACAGCTCAAAA GTTGAAGAGACGGAAAGGAAAATCAATGTCGCTAAAGATTCCTCAATAAACTCCGACATACACAAACGTTTCACGAACTATCAAGAAAACCCATTTATATCCGAAGATTTTCAACCGACGCCAGTTGTTAAGTACCTAAAAAGCGAATTTCCGGACACCGGGGAGGAATATCGAAAACGGAATGATCCATCGGTCTTATCTCCCTTGACGCATAGTCGAACACACGAACCAGCGAGAGTCGATGAATACACGCATCAAGAAAATACAACTGGCAGGAATAGAGACTTTTATCGTCAGAATTTTTGCGGGAATCCTTTCTTTGAAACCCCTGTTGAACATAATAGATCAAGTAAAAGAAAGTTGGTGGAAAACGGTCTTGAAGGAAGCTTTTTTCATTCAAAGCGCTCGCTATTTGATGATTCGCAGCTCTTGGGAAAGAATGAGGAACGACTTTGTGGCAGAGATTTTTCGTCAAATATTGCgataaataaattttctaattccaatttttggataaaCGAACCCCAATTCAGATCTAGAGAAAACGATTCCTTTATAATGAGTTCAAAAGCACGACcccaaaagaagaaaaaatcggAAACTTCTGACCGTCCGTGTTACCGCGAAAATGATAAGATTCCATTGGACAATCGGGAAGATAAAGGAAAGCAAACTTTTTCATCGTCTTCCAACGATTTCCACCCAAAAATCCCAGAAATGTCAAAGAAAGATAGATACATTTTCTGTACACCGAAAAATCAAGGAACACTGAAAGCGAGAAacaagtacatgagaagcataCCCTTAGTAAAGATTCCCGACCCTGCTGAAAGTAATAGAGATGGGGAGCAGTCTCCAGACAACAGTTTTGAAGTGAACAAACATGACATACTCGACAGAGACGAGATGAGTTTATTAATCACAAGCACGCCATTGAATATCGCTAGGAAACCTACAAAACTAGTCACAGAGGGAGGCAAACCAATGGAGGTAGAGATCTCTCCCATAGGGAATCCTATGGAATTGACTCCCACAGGAAAACCCGTGGGAAAAGAAATACATGCATTTCCATGTCAGATGGATGTCAGGGATTATCCGGTTTGTAAAACAGCTGAGCTGGTGATTTCACCAATTGGAAAACCAGCCGAAGAAATGAAGCAATTAAATCGAGCAATGCCCCTGTCTCCGAGAAAACTAAATATAAGTCAGGATGTATATGGAACGAATTTGTCAGTAACAGATGGACTGTCTCCGACATGTGACAGCCAAGTCCCCGACAACACAATGGTGCTTGACAAAACCGCGGAGGAGGACCACTGTCAAGCCGACCAGAG catttcAGAAAGAAAAACTCATCCATCGGAAACAGAAATTGTGGAAATTCTGGCAGAA ATGAATCAGTTGGAAGACGACCAGGTGAAGGAATGGGAGCTTAGTGTGTATTACAGCCAGACACGAAACGAAAAGGAGGACGAG GAACAGTACATCCAGTTGAAGAAATTGAACGACATCAGCGACAGTTTTGAATCCGTTTTAAAGGAAAACGACAAG gccATTAAATTGGAGAACTTCATCGAAAATGAATACGATGCCCTGTCAGTTCTAAAAGCAGTCGCAGCCAAGCTAGAAATATACGTCAAAGGCTGCCAAGATTCGGATCAAGTGTCGGACTCACGTGCTAATCCATGCGAGAACGCAGAATCATTTGTGAATCCATGTGATGAAAGAACAGAGACCAAAGTGCAGACTGTTTTCAAAAGCAGCCTTGAAAAAACACCAGTGCGACCAAGATCTCTTAGTTCAATGTCTTTCGAGGAAAAAACAGATGCTGCTGATGATAGAACACGGAATGCTGATATTTGTAGTACTACTATTGCTAACTACGAGTCGCCAAGGAATAGTGATCTATTAGAAGAACGACAGACGGATGTAACCCTAACAGCCCCACAAATCACGGTGGACATGGAATCGTCCCATCAAATGTCATCCTCTTGTACAAATGACATGAAATGCAAATGTAGAGATTCATTTGTTTTGCGATCTTCTCGTGAGACTCAGACGGAAACTGCCGTCAGAAGCACTGGAGTCGAGACTGAGCGGATTAGTGCAGTGTCTGTAGGGATCCAATGCGATCTTTTCCTCGACGGCTGTGATTGTAAATTAGAGGCCCCCGGGAGTCAAGACAGTTTTCATAGCGTCACATCTAATTTTAATCCGGAAATTCCCGCTCCAAATGGGGAGAAGGAAGAAAATGAAGGCTATCAGCTTCGATCCAGGAAAAAAATTTAG
- the LOC128160613 gene encoding uncharacterized protein LOC128160613 isoform X2, which yields MNWMGGARSRLKHHGDEKIQKQFFERKRLLKRNEQYNNGLQTPLDRKSIVSQDIKGFCLLEQMHSTEMLSPKENVRPVRKVQLDKPRGSRPLHHSKLGSSPPLTTPSKLLFMEPRYQRDTSAKMALSERKHLNLEQILNSSKVEETERKINVAKDSSINSDIHKRFTNYQENPFISEDFQPTPVVKYLKSEFPDTGEEYRKRNDPSVLSPLTHSRTHEPARVDEYTHQENTTGRNRDFYRQNFCGNPFFETPVEHNRSSKRKLVENGLEGSFFHSKRSLFDDSQLLGKNEERLCGRDFSSNIAINKFSNSNFWINEPQFRSRENDSFIMSSKARPQKKKKSETSDRPCYRENDKIPLDNREDKGKQTFSSSSNDFHPKIPEMSKKDRYIFCTPKNQGTLKARNKYMRSIPLVKIPDPAESNRDGEQSPDNSFEVNKHDILDRDEMSLLITSTPLNIARKPTKLVTEGGKPMEVEISPIGNPMELTPTGKPVGKEIHAFPCQMDVRDYPVCKTAELVISPIGKPAEEMKQLNRAMPLSPRKLNISQDVYGTNLSVTDGLSPTCDSQVPDNTMVLDKTAEEDHCQADQSISERKTHPSETEIVEILAEMNQLEDDQVKEWELSVYYSQTRNEKEDEAIKLENFIENEYDALSVLKAVAAKLEIYVKGCQDSDQVSDSRANPCENAESFVNPCDERTETKVQTVFKSSLEKTPVRPRSLSSMSFEEKTDAADDRTRNADICSTTIANYESPRNSDLLEERQTDVTLTAPQITVDMESSHQMSSSCTNDMKCKCRDSFVLRSSRETQTETAVRSTGVETERISAVSVGIQCDLFLDGCDCKLEAPGSQDSFHSVTSNFNPEIPAPNGEKEENEGYQLRSRKKI from the exons ATGAACTGGATGGGAGGAGCTCGAAGTCGTTTAAAGCACCACGGTGATGAAAAGATTCAAAAG caattttttgaaagaaaaagacTTCTGAAAAGAAATGAACAGTATAATAATGGCTTACAGACTCCTTTGGATAGAAAAAGTATTGTGAGTCAAGATATAAAAGGATTTTGTCTTCTTGAACAAATGCACTCAACAGAAATGTTGT CACCAAAAGAAAATGTGCGCCCTGTCAGAAAAGTACAGTTAGACAAGCCGAGAGGTTCCCGTCCTCTTCACCACTCAAAACTAGGATCCTCTCCCCCCTTAACTACACCATCAAAACTTCTTTTTATGGAACCCAGATATCAAAG AGACACCAGTGCTAAGATGGCGTTATCTGAAAGGAAACACTTGAATCTGGAACAGATTTTAAACAGCTCAAAA GTTGAAGAGACGGAAAGGAAAATCAATGTCGCTAAAGATTCCTCAATAAACTCCGACATACACAAACGTTTCACGAACTATCAAGAAAACCCATTTATATCCGAAGATTTTCAACCGACGCCAGTTGTTAAGTACCTAAAAAGCGAATTTCCGGACACCGGGGAGGAATATCGAAAACGGAATGATCCATCGGTCTTATCTCCCTTGACGCATAGTCGAACACACGAACCAGCGAGAGTCGATGAATACACGCATCAAGAAAATACAACTGGCAGGAATAGAGACTTTTATCGTCAGAATTTTTGCGGGAATCCTTTCTTTGAAACCCCTGTTGAACATAATAGATCAAGTAAAAGAAAGTTGGTGGAAAACGGTCTTGAAGGAAGCTTTTTTCATTCAAAGCGCTCGCTATTTGATGATTCGCAGCTCTTGGGAAAGAATGAGGAACGACTTTGTGGCAGAGATTTTTCGTCAAATATTGCgataaataaattttctaattccaatttttggataaaCGAACCCCAATTCAGATCTAGAGAAAACGATTCCTTTATAATGAGTTCAAAAGCACGACcccaaaagaagaaaaaatcggAAACTTCTGACCGTCCGTGTTACCGCGAAAATGATAAGATTCCATTGGACAATCGGGAAGATAAAGGAAAGCAAACTTTTTCATCGTCTTCCAACGATTTCCACCCAAAAATCCCAGAAATGTCAAAGAAAGATAGATACATTTTCTGTACACCGAAAAATCAAGGAACACTGAAAGCGAGAAacaagtacatgagaagcataCCCTTAGTAAAGATTCCCGACCCTGCTGAAAGTAATAGAGATGGGGAGCAGTCTCCAGACAACAGTTTTGAAGTGAACAAACATGACATACTCGACAGAGACGAGATGAGTTTATTAATCACAAGCACGCCATTGAATATCGCTAGGAAACCTACAAAACTAGTCACAGAGGGAGGCAAACCAATGGAGGTAGAGATCTCTCCCATAGGGAATCCTATGGAATTGACTCCCACAGGAAAACCCGTGGGAAAAGAAATACATGCATTTCCATGTCAGATGGATGTCAGGGATTATCCGGTTTGTAAAACAGCTGAGCTGGTGATTTCACCAATTGGAAAACCAGCCGAAGAAATGAAGCAATTAAATCGAGCAATGCCCCTGTCTCCGAGAAAACTAAATATAAGTCAGGATGTATATGGAACGAATTTGTCAGTAACAGATGGACTGTCTCCGACATGTGACAGCCAAGTCCCCGACAACACAATGGTGCTTGACAAAACCGCGGAGGAGGACCACTGTCAAGCCGACCAGAG catttcAGAAAGAAAAACTCATCCATCGGAAACAGAAATTGTGGAAATTCTGGCAGAA ATGAATCAGTTGGAAGACGACCAGGTGAAGGAATGGGAGCTTAGTGTGTATTACAGCCAGACACGAAACGAAAAGGAGGACGAG gccATTAAATTGGAGAACTTCATCGAAAATGAATACGATGCCCTGTCAGTTCTAAAAGCAGTCGCAGCCAAGCTAGAAATATACGTCAAAGGCTGCCAAGATTCGGATCAAGTGTCGGACTCACGTGCTAATCCATGCGAGAACGCAGAATCATTTGTGAATCCATGTGATGAAAGAACAGAGACCAAAGTGCAGACTGTTTTCAAAAGCAGCCTTGAAAAAACACCAGTGCGACCAAGATCTCTTAGTTCAATGTCTTTCGAGGAAAAAACAGATGCTGCTGATGATAGAACACGGAATGCTGATATTTGTAGTACTACTATTGCTAACTACGAGTCGCCAAGGAATAGTGATCTATTAGAAGAACGACAGACGGATGTAACCCTAACAGCCCCACAAATCACGGTGGACATGGAATCGTCCCATCAAATGTCATCCTCTTGTACAAATGACATGAAATGCAAATGTAGAGATTCATTTGTTTTGCGATCTTCTCGTGAGACTCAGACGGAAACTGCCGTCAGAAGCACTGGAGTCGAGACTGAGCGGATTAGTGCAGTGTCTGTAGGGATCCAATGCGATCTTTTCCTCGACGGCTGTGATTGTAAATTAGAGGCCCCCGGGAGTCAAGACAGTTTTCATAGCGTCACATCTAATTTTAATCCGGAAATTCCCGCTCCAAATGGGGAGAAGGAAGAAAATGAAGGCTATCAGCTTCGATCCAGGAAAAAAATTTAG
- the LOC128160620 gene encoding proton myo-inositol cotransporter-like, protein MLAGSSNGTTTNGARRPRSLYDEADDEKLSLKIDSLSSQKSTPGFVYVLTFFSALGGFLFGYDTGVISGAMILLRNEFQLSLVWQEYIVSVTVAAAALFAPIGGFLNDRLGRRPVIMGASVVFTVGALCMGIAGDKYLLLAGRIIVGAGIGLTSTTIPMYLAECSPANERGRLVSTNIAMVACGQFVASVVDGIFGWCQYDVGWRYMLGLAGIPSFVQFLGFVFMPESPRWLIINEREEYARRVLQTMRGHFDIDEEFDSIKNSYLEARDGESRTPVLIKMLQTPSVRRALFVGCGLQLFQQLSGINTVMYYSATIIRMSGVRGDETTIWLSAFTAAVNFVFTVLGLFLVEKIGRRALTLGSLIGAIVSLAWLAIGFQLSAMNTAPITLTESSAAGSICQSYVDCNSCMRDLTCGYCYLDTDHGPQNGTCLRANYDEPFKAVSGRCNDTHLPGDLTWAYDFCPTQFYWMPMIGLVAYLMFFAPGMGPMPWTINSEIYPSWARSTGNAASTFTNWTVNLAMSMSFLSLTQSLTRFGTFWLYSGLALIGLIVLALFLPETKGKTLEEVEGLFARPWCGTGPKIDYNVENIQYVHIRGLNRDGRESEIDSPD, encoded by the exons ATGTTGGCTGGGTCTTCGAATGGGACTACTACTAATGGCGCGAGAAGACCGCGAAGTCTGTACGACGAAGCAGACGACGAGAAATTGAGTTTGAAAATTGACAGTCTTTCGTCACAGAAGAGTACCCCCGGGTTTGTGTACGTGTTGACCTTTTTCTCGGCCCTCGGGGGATTCCTGTTCGGATATGACACGGGGGTGATTTCTGGAGCGATGATTCTCCTCCGAAACGAGTTCCAACTCTCGCTCGTCTGGCAAGAGTACATTGTCAGCGTCACGGTGGCCGCTGCTGCCCTTTTTGCACCGATCGGGGGCTTCCTGAATGACCGTTTGGGGAGGAGGCCCGTGATCATGGGGGCCAGTGTCGTGTTTACCGTGGGGGCCCTCTGTATGGGGATAGCCGGGGACAAGTACCTGCTCCTGGCTGGACGAATCATCGTCGGAGCCGGCATAG GTTTGACCTCTACCACGATACCAATGTACCTTGCTGAGTGTTCTCCCGCCAATGAGCGTGGGCGCCTGGTCTCCACAAACATCGCCATGGTGGCGTGTGGCCAGTTCGTGGCCAGCGTGGTGGACGGTATATTTGGCTGGTGCCAGTATGACGTCGGATGgag GTACATGCTCGGCTTGGCGGGCATCCCTTCCTTCGTTCAGTTCCTGGGATTTGTGTTCATGCCAGAGAGCCCGCGGTGGCTGATTATCAATGAGAGGGAGGAATACGCTCGGCGCGTGCTCCAGACCATGAGGGGGCACTTCGACATTGACGAAGAATTCGATAGCATCAAAAATAGCTACCTTGAAGCACGAGATGGTGaat CGAGGACACCCGTTTTGATAAAGATGCTTCAGACTCCGTCGGTCAGAAGAGCCTTATTTGTTGGATGTGGACTGCAACTGTTTCAGCAGCTCTCGGGAATAAATACTGTGAT GTACTACAGCGCCACCATAATCCGGATGTCCGGTGTCCGGGGGGACGAGACCACTATCTGGCTGTCGGCATTCACCGCGGCGGTCAATTTTGTCTTCACTGTCCTGGGACTATTTCTCGTGGAGAAAATCGGCCGCAGAGCTCTGACGCTCGGAAGCCTCATAG GAGCGATTGTAAGTTTGGCCTGGTTGGCCATAGGGTTCCAGCTTTCGGCGATGAACACTGCTCCAATCACCCTTACAGAGTCGAGTGCAGCAGGGTCGATATGTCAATCATATGT AGACTGCAACTCGTGTATGCGGGATCTGACCTGTGGCTACTGTTACCTGGACACGGACCACGGTCCACAGAACGGGACCTGTCTGAGGGCCAACTACGACGAGCCGTTCAAGGCGGTGTCTGGCCGCTGTAACGACACCCACCTCCCGGGGGATCTCACGTGGGCCTACGACTTCTGCCCCACCCAGTTCTACTGGATGCCTATGATAGGCCTTGTTGCTTACCTCATGTTTTTTGCTCCAG GGATGGGACCAATGCCCTGGACTATCAATTCAGAAATCTACCCCTCCTGGGCCAGGAGTACGGGCAACGCAGCCTCAACATTTACTAACTGGACCGTAAATCTCGCCATGTCTATGTCGTTTTTAAGTTTAACACAGTCCCTAACTAGATTTG GTACATTCTGGTTGTACAGTGGCTTGGCATTGATTGGCCTTATCGTATTGGCGCTATTTTTACCCGAAACCAAAGGCAAGACGCTGGAGGAGGTGGAAGGACTGTTTGCCAGGCCCTGGTGTGGCACAGGGCCCAAAATAGACTACAATGTGGAAAACATTCAGTACGTTCATATACGTGGCCTGAACAGGGACGGCCGCGAGTCCGAGATTGATTCCCCGGATTGA